In Streptomyces sp. NBC_00344, the genomic window AGCTGTGGAACGAGGACATCGGCGACGAGTGAGCCGGAGGCGTACAGGGCCACGTGCCGCCCGGGCCGCGCCACCCGCACCATCAAGCCGACACGTTTCAGCCGCTTCGACGCGATTGAGACGATCCAATTCTCGCCACGGATTGTCCGCACCTGTATCAACACCCCCTAGCTAAGCTGATGTTGATGCAGCGACAGCTGCCGCGCCGCGTGGCAGGAGATGTTGTGGACAGGGAGCTGTTCGGACGCGATGCACTGCTCGACGGGCTCGCTCCACGGCTCATCGGGCTGCCGCCCAGCGGTTTCCAGCAGACCACCCTCGAGGAGTTCGGCGGCCGGCGGGACGATCTGCCGGTGGTCGTGCTCACCGGCGGTCGCGGCATGGGCAAGACCGTGGCGCTCAAGCAGCTCCGCACCCACTACCGCGGCCGTACACCCGTCGCGCTGATCGACTGTGAGCATGCCGGCTTCGCGGGAATCCCGTCCACCGACCCCCGCGCGCCCTTCTGGTCGCCCGTCACCGAGGCGCTGTCCACCCTCGGAGAGCAGCTGGGCCCCGCGGTGCGTGGCGCGGGCGCCATCGAATTCCCGCGCCTGGCAGCCGGGTTGATGGCCATCGCATCCACCGGGTGGGACCCCAACAACCGGCAGCAGGTCCACGACGAGGCATTACGGCTCGGCCTGCTCGTCGAGTCGGGATCACGGCTCCGGAGCCTCAGCCGGGGCTGGCTGGTGAAGATCACCGCGAAGTTCGCCTCGCTGTGGGCGGCGGGGGCGCCCGGCCTGGATGTGGTGGTGGAGACCACCGTGGAGTCGCTGCTCGAGGATCTGTTCAACCGCGGTCAGCGCACCGCGGCCAACTGGTACGGGGACTATCCCGGAGCCGGAGGACAGGCCAAGCGGGGCCTGAATCTGCTGGCTCTGCAGTTCCACCGGGAGCGCGACACCGACGCCCGTACACTTGCCGAGCGCCATCTCGTCGGCGCGCTGCGCGCCGATCTGAGAGCCGCCTACCAGGGTATGGGCAGACTCCGCCGCGTCGGCAGGCCCCTGGTGCTGCTGGACAACGTCCAGGCCCCGCTGGGCCGTCGGCTGATCGAGCCGGTGCTGCGTGACCGTGCGGCGGGCCGGCTCGACCCGGTCGTCATCGTCGGCGCACTGCGGGGTCACGACCATCCGGCGCTGCGGACGGCCCACCGCTGCGCTCTCCCCGAAGTCACCCACACCACCCCCTGGACCCGCTCCACGGACATCGCGGCGGGCGCACTCGCGGTGCAGCTCACGACGCTGACACCGGAGCACGTACGGCAGATGCTCGACCGCGAGGATCCGCAGATGCGTACACCCCCGCTGCTCGCCCGCTCCATCCACCGGCTCACCGGCGGGCGCCCGCTGGGGGCGGCCCTGCTGACGAAGACCGCGGGTCAGGCGGTCAGGGCCGCAGGTCCCACCCCGCCGGTCAGCGGTGGTCCAGGAGGTCTCACCCCCGGCGCACTGCTTTCGATGCCGGTCGTGCTGCGCGAGGACGAGCCCGGGAGGCCGGTGGCGACCGAGCTGCTGAACAGCCTGGTGCATGCCGCCCGGTTCGACCGGCTCGCGGTGCTGGCCGCGGCGCACGGAACGGAGGACGCCGAGGCGCTCGCCGCGGCCCGGCTGGACCACGACGGCGGCAGGGCCGGCGTACTGCCGATGCGCGACCTGCTGGCCGATGAGCACTGGCCCGCCGCGCCCGACCACTTCATCGGCGACCCGTTCCTGCGCACCCTGCTGCTGCACAGGCTGCGCCAGGGCGACTGGCGTGATGTCCAGGAGACGATGCGCGACCACTATCCGGCCGGGGACCGGCGGCGGCTCCACCATGAACTGGCGCTCGGCACCACCGAGAACGCCGTGACGCATCTGCGCGACACCTTTCCGGCGGCCGATGCCGCTGCGTGGCTCGAAGAGCTGCGCTTCATCGCGTCGGCCCCGCTCTTCGACACACCCGACGAGCGGCGCGCCGTGGCACTCGGCAGGACCGACGCCGTCCAGCCCGCGCCGGACGGCGCTGACCGGATCGTTCATCTGCGGATTCGCCGACTGCTGTACTGCGTCTGGCAGTTGACCGACCTGCTCGCACAGCCCGACCTGGATGTGGCCGAAAAGATGGGCGACGAGCTGGGGCAGCTCTCGGCGCTGCATCCCACCGGCAACGAAGTGTTCTGGCACGCCTCACGCACCTGGCCGCTCGCAGCAAGGGAGTGGCGCAGCCCGGACCGGATCACAAGCAACTCGGGGAGCAACGCACCGTGATCGACTGGTTCCGTGAATTCTTCTGGTACACCGCGCTGCGCAGGATCGTGACCTCGGTGGTGGTGCTGGTTCTGCTCGCCGCGGCGGGCGTGGCCGGGTATGCGCTCTACACCCCGGATCTGCACTGCGCCAAGGGGGTCGACCGTCCTGAGAAGGGCGCCGAGTGCATCGGCGTCAACGGTGAGGGGTACGACTTCGGGATGCCCGCGCTGACCGATGTGGCGCGAGCCATCCAGCGCGAGAACAAGCGGGTCGCCGGGACGAAGTACGCGACGGTCGCTCTGCTGCTGCCACTGACCACGGCCGACGGTTCCATGCAGGACAAGGTGCTGCACGATGTGCAGGGAGCCTTCCTGGAGCAGTACCGGGCCAATGAGGATCCCACCGACGGCCGGCTGCCGAAGATACGTCTGGTGCTCGCCAACAGCGGCACGGGCAACGCACACGCCGACGACGTGGTCCGCCGGCTCGAGCGGATGACCGGCGATCCCGACCGGCTGCGCGCGGTCTCCGGTGTGGCCACCAGCGACAGGGCCACCAAGGCCGCGGTGAGGGAGCTGACAGGTCACCACATCCCGGTGGTGGGCTCCACGATCAGCGCCGATGACCTCGCGAACGGCCCGGGCAATCCGTTCCCCGGTCTCGCGCGGGTTTCTCCGACCAACACCGACGAGGCCGCCGCGCTGGCCGGTTACTCCGCGGTCGCCCCCGAGAAGGCCGTCCTGGTGTACGACGACGGCACCGACGACAACTACATCACCACCCTCAAGAAGGCCTTCGTCCGGATGCTGAAGGGCACCCCCAACGACTCGCAGTCCTTCACCTCGCCCGCCGACCGTTCCCAGGAGGGTGACACCGCGGTCCCCCTCGCGAAGATCGCCGCTCTGGTCTGCGACGACATGCGGAGCACCGACACGGTCTACTTCGCCGGACGGCACACCCAGCTCAGGCAGTTCGTGAACCAGCTGGGCAGGCTGAGGTGCAACGACCGGCCGATGACCGTCATCACCGGGGACGAGGGCTCCTATCTGAGCCGCGACACAAAGCTGGACAGGTCCGCGTTCGACAGCAGGAACGGAAAGAGCACGGTCACCGTCCGGTACGCCGCTCTCGCACACCCCGACGCCTGGCAGGCCGTGAAGGCACGGAGCGGCGGCAAGGACGTCCATCCCCCGGCGACCGGCGGGGACGAGACCACCTTCAAGCCCTTCCACGACCTGATCGTCAAGGCCGCGGGCTCCAAGGTCGGGCCCATCGGAGCGGCGGACGGCAAGCCGCTCACGGACGGGCAGGCGATCGTGGCGTACGACGCCATGGCGACCGCCGTGCAGGGCATCAGGACAGCGGCCGACGGGAAGCTTCCGACGCTCTCCCAGGTGGGCTCCCAGTGGCGTTACGTCCAGGGCAGGACCCACCGGGTGAACGGTGTGAGCGGATGGATCTGCCTGGACAAGTACGGGAATCCGTACGACAAGGCCGTGCCGATAGTGAAGCTCGGCAAGGACGGCTCCCCGGTCTTCGTGAAGATCGCCTGGCCGACGAAGAAGCTGCCGGATCAGGACTGCCTGACGCACACCGACTCGTAGAGCTCACGCAGTTCCCGCCGGCGCTCGCGGCCCGGGACCGACCAGTCCCTCGGGTTGCCGTCGAGCGCGTCGTGGAGGAACTCGAAGCGCTGGTGCCAGCAGGCGAGCAGATCGGGCCGGAGCTCCCGGGCCACGGCGCGCTCGTTGGTGAACCGCACCACACTGGCTTCGGGCCCCACCGACTCCAGATGGAACCGGATCCGGCCGTGCACCGAAACGGTGTACTCGGCGACGTGCCCGACGTCCCAGGCCGTGACGATTCCGGAGGCCGCGGGATCACCGGGCCGGCGCAGCGCGATGCGGCCGCCGAGCCGCGATTCGAAGACGTCCACGGCTGCGAGCCACCCCGGCAGCCCCACCGGGGTGGCCACGGCGCCCCACACCTTCTCCACGCCGTGGGGCAGATACAGGGCGAATCGCAGGACAAGGGTGTCCCCGTGGCTGGTGCTCGTGCCCTGCGCGATCGCCTTGCTCATGCAACCAGCCTCACCCGGAGCGCCCGGTTCCGCACCGGAAGCGGAGGACTGCGCCGAGGCGTGTCGGATCAGCCCCCGTCCCCGGCCCTCCCCGGGCAGTGCACCGCGGTGCAGCTTTCCGGGTGGCGTGGACTACAGAAGCCCAGCACTTCTCCTCACAAGAAATCTGTCCTGACGAGAGTAGACATGCGGGCTCCACAGGGTTAGTGTCGTGTTCGTAGCCAAGAGATCGAAAAAGGCACGGCAGACGAATGCCGCGCACGCAGAAAGCCTGTGTTGTGGCACGGCAGTGGAGTGGCGGGGCCGGAAGGCTCTCGGGGTCCCCTCGCTGACTGCCGGGCCTGGCGGCCCACCAGGGGCCGTCGGCAGAAACGCAGGCCCGCAGTGGCCGGCAGTTCGACCAGCAGAGAAAGAAGGAGGCAGACGCCATCAGGATCGCCCGGGCCGGAACGCAGATCCGCCCGGGTACCGCAGGCCCCGGAACGAAAGGTGGTCCCACGGTCACGCATCCGCGATCCCCGCACACTCACCCCTCATCCGGGAGACGGTGCGGAAAGAGAAGTCCGGCAGAGCAGTAAGCCGGAAGGTGGTGTTCAATCCCTCGGGGCCCTGGTGCCGTACGGCACCAGGGCCCCTCGATGCGTTCCCCTACCAGAGGTGCAAATGACCGCAGAAAGCTCCCTCGGTCGTCTCGACGACGACGACTACCCCGCCTACACGATGGGCCGTGCCGCGGAAATAATCGGCACCACCCCCGCCTTCCTGCGGGCCATCGGCGAGGCCCGCCTCATCACCCCGCTGCGCTCGGGGGGCGGACACCGCCGCTATTCGCGTTACCAGCTGAAGATCGCCGCTCGCGCCCGCGAGCTCGTCGACCAGGGCACGCCCGTCGACGCCGCGTGCCGCATTGTCATCCTTGAGGATCAGCTCGAAGAAGCCCTGCGCATCAACGAAGAGCTGCGCCGCCCCAGCGCCGATTCCCGCGACGGGGCCGACGCCTGAATCTCCTGCCGCTGATCTGATGCGCCGGCCACCGCCCGGTGGCCGGCAGGGCCGCCACGCGCGGCCCCGCCCACCCCGCCCGGGTGGCCACCGTGACGCCAGGACCGGAGCTCGGTCCACAACGCGAAGGACCGGCGGCCGAAGCCGCCGGTCCACCCGTACCACCGGTGATCAGACTCCCGCGTACGAGTGCTTGCCCGAGATGAAGATGTTGACGCCGTAGTAGTTCCAGATCCAGCAGCCGAAGGCGAAGAGAGCCAGGTAGGCGGCCTTGCGGCCCTTCCATCCCGCCGTCGCGCGGGCGTGCAGATAGCAGGCGTAGACGACCCAGGTGATGAACGACCAGGTCTCCTTGGGGTCCCAGCCCCAGTAGCGGCCCCAGGCGTCTCCCGCCCAGATCGCACCCGCGATGATCGTGAACGTCCAGAGCGGGAAGACCGCGGCATTGATGCGGTACGAGAACTTGTCGAGCGAGGCCGCAGACGGCAGCCGGGAGAGCACGGATTCGGCGAAGGCGCCGGGCTCCTCGCCACGGGCCAGCTTCGCCTCGTAGTTGTCCCTGAAGAGGTACAGCAGCGTGCCGACCGCGCCCATGTAGAACATCGCACCGCAGATGATCGCGGTCGAGACGTGGATCCACAGCCAGTACGAGTGCAGTGCGGGGACGAGCTGGTCGCTCTTGGTGTAGAGCACCGTGGTGGCGACCCCGAGGTCGAGCAGCACCGTGGTGACCAGGGCGAGGCCGATCCAGCGGACGTTCTTGCCCAGGACCAGCAGGATCAGGTACGCCGCGACCGCGACCGTGGAGAAGGTCAGCGAGAACTCGTACATGTTGCCCCACGGGGCCCGCTGCACCGATGTGGCGCGGGCGACCACACCGCCCGCCTCGATCAGGAAGCCCAGAACGGTCAGCGAGATCGCCATCCGCCCGTAGAGGTCGCCCTTCTCGGTGCCGCCGGCCGCGCCGGGGCCGTCGGGGACGTCACGGGAGCCGACCGCCGACCGGGTGATGATCTTCGGCCGGTCCAGTACGCCGGTGCCCCCGCCCTGCTTCCTCACCTGGACCACCGGGGCGGGCGCCGCGGCGACGGTGGACGTCAGCGCGGCAGCGGTACGCCCCACCTTGCTGCGTGCGCCGAAGGTCCACTCCGCGATGTGCGCGAAGAAGGCCAGGGTGTAGACGGCCATCGACGAATAGACGAGCACATTGCTGATGTGCGCCAGGTTCTCATTGGTTGCGGCGGCGAGATTCACTTCTCGGCCCCTTCGGCAGTTTCTGCGGTTGCTGCGGAATCAGGCGCCGACGGCGCCATGGAATGAAGCGTTGCGGCGAGGTCGGCCAGCTCCTCGGGGAGCTTCGCGGACTCGCTCCGCCCCAGCCCCGCCATCTCGACGACGGTGACCCCGTCCTCTCCTCGCACGGCTCGGACCCAGACCCGCCGGCGCTGGATGAACAGCGATCCGGCGAGGCCGGCGATGGCCGTCAGCGCACCGGCCAGCGCGAAGCCGTTGCCGGGCTGGTGCGAGATCTGGAAGCTGGCCCACTGCTTGACGCCGACGAACTGGATGGACCCCGCGCCGTTCGGCAGCTTCATCGTCTCGCCGGGCAGCAGCAGCTTCGCGAGCTTCTGGCCCGAGCTGTTTTTGAACGGCGTCATGTGCTTGGAGTTCAGCTGGTACACGCTCTGCGGGAACCCGGCATTGACCCCGAGGTCGCCGTGCAGACCGGACAACGCCATCACCGGGAAGTCCAGGCCCGGGTAGGTGGAGAACATGTTGCCCTTGCCCTTGCCGGCGTACGTCGGCACGAACAGCGCGTTGAAGCCGAGCTGCTCCTTCTTGCCCTTGGCGTCCCGGTAGCCGTCCATGACCTTGATCGCACCGGTCGATGTGGCGTTGGAGTCGAGCGGCAGCATCGGCACCGCGTCGCGGTACACCTCCTTGCCGCGCCCGTCCTTGACGGAGACGACGGGGGCGTAGCCGTGCGAGATCAGATAGACCTTCGAGCCGTCGACCTCGAGCGGCTCGTTGACCTTGATGACGTCCTTCTTCTCCTTGCCGTCGGCACCTTCGGAGTACGTGACCTGCGCCTCGTACCGCCGCGGGGTACCGCGGTTGGGGCCGCTGTGCTCGTACGTCCCGACGAACTTGTCCAGGGTGAAGCTGAACGGGGCGAGGCTGTCGGTGTCGAAGAGCGTGCCGGGTGTGAAGTCGTCGTACTGGGTGAGCGTGTTGGAGAAGCCGTCACCCTGGACGATCAGCTTGCCGCCCTCGGACTTCCACAGCTGCCCGGTGGCGAAGGAGACCAGCAGCACGATCAGCGCGATGTGGAAGAGCAGGTTCCCGGTCTCGCGCAGGAAGCCCTTCTCGGATGCGACGGCGTCGCCCGTGACGTGCGCACGGAAGCGGCGCTTCCTGAGCATCGCCAGCGCGGCCTCCCGTACGGCCTCCGGCTCGGAGTCCGTACGCCAGGTCGTGTACGCGGGCAGCCGGGTCAGCCGCTTGGGCGCGCCCGGCGGCCGCCCGCGCAGCTGGCCGACGAACTGCCAGGTGCGCGGCACGATGCAGCCGATGAGGGAGATGAAGAGCAGGATGTAGATCGCGGAGAACCACACCGAGCTGAAGACATGGAAGAGGCCGAGCTTGTCGTAGACCGGCGCGACCACATCGTGCTTGGCCTTGAAGTCGTCGACCTTGCCCTGGTCCTTGCTGGCCTGCGGGATCAGCGAACCGGGGATGGCGCCGAGCGACAGCAACAGAAGGAGCAGCAGCGCGATCCGCATCGAGGTCAGCTGCCGCCAGAACCATCGGGCCCACCCGATCACGCCCATGGCGGGGAGGCCGGCCGCCGGCTCCTCCCTGGGAGCGGTGGACAACTGGGACCCGGCGGCTCCGAGATCGGCCTCGTTCTCGGCGTTCTCGGCTGCGGCCGTGTTCCCGGCGTCCGTCGTTTCGGTCTTGCTCATGGAACTCAGATCCCCACCGTGAAGCCGCTTGTCCAGCCCTGCATCGCCTGGATGATGTGGTCCCACGCACCGGTGACCAGCAGCACCCCGGTCGCGATCATCATGATCCCGCCGATACGCATCACCCAGGCGTAGTGCTGCTTGACCCAGCCGAACGCACCGAGCGCCTTGCGGAACGCCACGGCCGCCAGCACGAACGGCAGCCCGAGACCGAGGCAGTACGCGACCGTCAGTATGGCCCCGCGGCCGGCGGTCGCCTGCTCCAGGGCGAGGGCGTTCACCGAGGTGAGCGTCGGGCCCAGGCAGGGCGTCCAGCCGACACCGAACAGCGCGCCGAGCAGCGGAGCGCCGGCAAGGCCGGTCACCGGCCGTTTGTGCAGCCGGAACTCGCGCTGGGTCAGCCAGGGCATCAGCCCCATGAAGAACAGCCCGAGCAGGATCATCAGGACGCCGAGCACCTTGCTGATGGTGTCCCGGTACTCCTGGAGTGTGGAGCCGAAGTAGCCGAAGAGCGCACCGCCGGAGACGAAGACGGCGGTGAACCCGAGGATGAAGAGACTGGCGCCCGCGGCCATCCGTCCGCGTCTGGCCTGGGCGAGATCGGAGCCGCTCACCCCGGTGACGTAACTCAGATAGCCGGGCACCAGCGGCAGCACGCACGGCGAGAAGAAGGAGACCAGCCCGCCGAGCACGGCGATCGGCAGGGCGACCAGCAGCGCTCCGTCGAGGACCGTGTCGTTCTGGCCGGAGACGGCGGCCGCGGCGGCGAAGGCGATCACCGGATCACCTCTCCGCGATCAGCGGGTCGATCATCTTGTGCAGCATCTCCTCGTCGACACCGCCGGTCCTCCGCGCGGCGATCTTCCCGTCGCGGTCGACAACGACGGTCGAGGGAACGGTCTGCGGATTCACGTTGCCCTTGGGGAAACGCAGAAGAAGCTTTCCGGTCGGGTCGTAGAGGCTCGGATACGGAACGTCGTAATCGCTTTCGAATGCCTTTGCCGGGCCACGCGAGGCGTCACGCGTATTGATTCCGACGAACTCCACACCCCTGGCCTTCAGGGCCTTGGCGACCTTCACCAGATGAGGGGTCTCATCGCGGCAGGGCGGGCACCAGGAACCCCAGACGTTCAGTACGACGATCTTGCCCTTGTCGGCCGTCCCCACATCGAGCTTCTTGCCGTCGACAGTGGTGCCCGACACGTCAGGGGCCGCCTGCCGGCTGCTCTTGGCCACCGTGACGATTCCGCTGGAACTGGTCACATACCGGGAGTCCTTGGAGCTGCTCACCTTTTGCCCGGAGTCGCACGCCGACAGGACAAGCCCGCAGGCGACGACGGCTGTGCCCAGCTGGGCGACGCGTCGGATCCGGCTGCTGCGGAGGAGGGGGCGGGTAAGAGCCATGTGAAAAGTTTCGCATGCCCGTTTCACGGATCTTGGCCACCCCCCTCACTGCCCGGAACGCCCGTTGTCAAGCCGCCCTAAGGAAACTGTTCCACCCGCCGGCCGGGCTCTCCCCGACATCGAGCGTGCGCAGCTTGGCGAGCACCGCGGGATCCTGTACATCGAGCCAGTCGCAGAACTGCCTGAAGGAGACCAGCCTTACACCGGGGTGACCAGCGATCTTCTTCAGTGCTTCCTCCACGGCATCCATGTAAATGCCGCCGTTCCACTCCTCGAAGTGGTTCCCGATGTACATCGGGGCGCGATTCGTCTCATAGGCGCGCTGGAATCCGGAGAAATACGAGCCGGCTGCCTGTGCGCGCCAATAGGCGTAATGCGAGGTCATACCCTTCGTCGAATTCTTCGACTGATTGGCCAGCATGTTGTAGTCCATCGAAAGGACTTCGAAGCTGTGGCCCGGGAACGGAATCTGCTGGAGCGGCAGGTCCCACAGCCCGCCGCGCTTGACCGGCCAGGTCTGCCGGCCACCGGGCGAGCTCGCGTCGTAGCGCCAGCCGAGCTTCGCCGCGGTCGGCAGCAGATTGTCCTGGCCCAGCAGACAGGGCGTACGGCTGCCGGCGAGTTCCTTGCGGTAGTCGAAGGGCAGCGGGTCCTCGTCCTGCCAGCCGGTGTTCGTGCGCCACTCGGTGACGAAGGAGACGGCCTGGTCGATCTCGCTCTGCCAGTCGGCCGCGGACCAGTACTTGACGGAGCCCGAAGTGGTGCCGCAGAAATGGCCGTTGAAATGCGTTCCGATCTCATGGCCCTCGAGCCAGGCCTGCCGGGTGTACTTCATCGTCGCCTTGATGTGCTCATCGCTGAGGTAGCCGATGGCCGAGGCGCCGACGCCATTGTTCGGGGGGTGGTAGAGCGTCTTCTTCGACTCCGGCAGCAGATAGAGGCCGGAGAGGAAGAAGGTCATCCCCGCGTTGTGTTCCTTGGCGAGCTGGAGGAACCGGGGGAAGAGTCCGTTGCCGACCTCGCCGGCACCGTCCCAGGAGAAGATCACGAACTGCGGAGGGGTCTCACCGGGCTGCATCGGGACCGGCTTGGCCGGCTGATGCGGCTGCGGACCGGTGTCGGCGGTGGACCCGTCCCCGATGAGCCGGACCGGCCTGGACTTGTCGGGGCCGGCGCCGGCGCCCTGGTTGCCCTTGTCCTTCGTGTTGTGCGCGGTACCGGCCTTGCCGGCGGACCCGGAGCCGCAGCCCGCAAGTCCCGCCGCTGCCGCCGCTCCGGCTCCAAGTCCCAGCAAGCTCCTCCGGCTCATGTTGCGCATTGCGCCACCCATCCGTTCGTTGGCTACCGCTCATACAAGCGGCCAACAAGTCAGATGGTGTGATTAACACGTTGGTTCCGGCTAACTGGCGTAATATTTCACCCTATGCACCAAAAGCCTTCGCTTTGCCCTTGACAGGCTTCGCACCTGCCAGAAGGTGTGACGGCACGAGGTCCCTTGCCGGTTCCGAGTAACCGACGGAAACGATCCGGTCACCCTGGTACGTGAAGGACGTCAGCGAAGCGAGCGTGCACTGCCGTTTACGGGGGTCGTGCCAGAGCCGGCGCCGCTCCACGAAACTCCGCACGGTCCAGATGGGCAGCTGATGGCTGATGCAGACCGCCTCATGCCCGCGGGCCGCGTCGCGCGCGGCGTTCAGCGCGCCCATCATCCGCACGACCTGATCGACATACGGCTCGCCCCAGGACGGCCGGAAAGGGTTCGTGAGGTGCTTCCAGTTGGCGGGCTTGCGCAGGGCGCCGTCGCCGACCCCGAAGGTCTTGCCCTCGAAGACGTTCGCCGCCTCGATGAGACGCGCGTCGGTCGCCAGGTCCAGGCCGTGCGACTTGGCGACCGGCGTCGCGGTCTCCTGTGCGCGTTCCAGCGGGGACGCGACGACATGAGTGATGTCGCGGCTCGCCAGGTGCTCGGCGACCCGGTCGGCCATCTCCCGGCCCAGCTCCGAGAGGTGGTATCCGGACTTGCGCCCGTACAGCACCCCGTCGGGGTTGTGCACCTCGCCGTGGCGCATCAGATGGACGACGGTGATCTCATCGTCGCTGCCGGTGCTGGAGCTACTGCTGTCACTCATGCGGATACCTCGGCGGCTGCTCGGGCG contains:
- a CDS encoding ABC transporter substrate-binding protein, giving the protein MIDWFREFFWYTALRRIVTSVVVLVLLAAAGVAGYALYTPDLHCAKGVDRPEKGAECIGVNGEGYDFGMPALTDVARAIQRENKRVAGTKYATVALLLPLTTADGSMQDKVLHDVQGAFLEQYRANEDPTDGRLPKIRLVLANSGTGNAHADDVVRRLERMTGDPDRLRAVSGVATSDRATKAAVRELTGHHIPVVGSTISADDLANGPGNPFPGLARVSPTNTDEAAALAGYSAVAPEKAVLVYDDGTDDNYITTLKKAFVRMLKGTPNDSQSFTSPADRSQEGDTAVPLAKIAALVCDDMRSTDTVYFAGRHTQLRQFVNQLGRLRCNDRPMTVITGDEGSYLSRDTKLDRSAFDSRNGKSTVTVRYAALAHPDAWQAVKARSGGKDVHPPATGGDETTFKPFHDLIVKAAGSKVGPIGAADGKPLTDGQAIVAYDAMATAVQGIRTAADGKLPTLSQVGSQWRYVQGRTHRVNGVSGWICLDKYGNPYDKAVPIVKLGKDGSPVFVKIAWPTKKLPDQDCLTHTDS
- a CDS encoding MerR family transcriptional regulator, giving the protein MTAESSLGRLDDDDYPAYTMGRAAEIIGTTPAFLRAIGEARLITPLRSGGGHRRYSRYQLKIAARARELVDQGTPVDAACRIVILEDQLEEALRINEELRRPSADSRDGADA
- the ccsB gene encoding c-type cytochrome biogenesis protein CcsB, with the protein product MNLAAATNENLAHISNVLVYSSMAVYTLAFFAHIAEWTFGARSKVGRTAAALTSTVAAAPAPVVQVRKQGGGTGVLDRPKIITRSAVGSRDVPDGPGAAGGTEKGDLYGRMAISLTVLGFLIEAGGVVARATSVQRAPWGNMYEFSLTFSTVAVAAYLILLVLGKNVRWIGLALVTTVLLDLGVATTVLYTKSDQLVPALHSYWLWIHVSTAIICGAMFYMGAVGTLLYLFRDNYEAKLARGEEPGAFAESVLSRLPSAASLDKFSYRINAAVFPLWTFTIIAGAIWAGDAWGRYWGWDPKETWSFITWVVYACYLHARATAGWKGRKAAYLALFAFGCWIWNYYGVNIFISGKHSYAGV
- the resB gene encoding cytochrome c biogenesis protein ResB; the protein is MSKTETTDAGNTAAAENAENEADLGAAGSQLSTAPREEPAAGLPAMGVIGWARWFWRQLTSMRIALLLLLLLSLGAIPGSLIPQASKDQGKVDDFKAKHDVVAPVYDKLGLFHVFSSVWFSAIYILLFISLIGCIVPRTWQFVGQLRGRPPGAPKRLTRLPAYTTWRTDSEPEAVREAALAMLRKRRFRAHVTGDAVASEKGFLRETGNLLFHIALIVLLVSFATGQLWKSEGGKLIVQGDGFSNTLTQYDDFTPGTLFDTDSLAPFSFTLDKFVGTYEHSGPNRGTPRRYEAQVTYSEGADGKEKKDVIKVNEPLEVDGSKVYLISHGYAPVVSVKDGRGKEVYRDAVPMLPLDSNATSTGAIKVMDGYRDAKGKKEQLGFNALFVPTYAGKGKGNMFSTYPGLDFPVMALSGLHGDLGVNAGFPQSVYQLNSKHMTPFKNSSGQKLAKLLLPGETMKLPNGAGSIQFVGVKQWASFQISHQPGNGFALAGALTAIAGLAGSLFIQRRRVWVRAVRGEDGVTVVEMAGLGRSESAKLPEELADLAATLHSMAPSAPDSAATAETAEGAEK
- a CDS encoding cytochrome c biogenesis CcdA family protein; the encoded protein is MAFAAAAAVSGQNDTVLDGALLVALPIAVLGGLVSFFSPCVLPLVPGYLSYVTGVSGSDLAQARRGRMAAGASLFILGFTAVFVSGGALFGYFGSTLQEYRDTISKVLGVLMILLGLFFMGLMPWLTQREFRLHKRPVTGLAGAPLLGALFGVGWTPCLGPTLTSVNALALEQATAGRGAILTVAYCLGLGLPFVLAAVAFRKALGAFGWVKQHYAWVMRIGGIMMIATGVLLVTGAWDHIIQAMQGWTSGFTVGI
- a CDS encoding TlpA family protein disulfide reductase yields the protein MALTRPLLRSSRIRRVAQLGTAVVACGLVLSACDSGQKVSSSKDSRYVTSSSGIVTVAKSSRQAAPDVSGTTVDGKKLDVGTADKGKIVVLNVWGSWCPPCRDETPHLVKVAKALKARGVEFVGINTRDASRGPAKAFESDYDVPYPSLYDPTGKLLLRFPKGNVNPQTVPSTVVVDRDGKIAARRTGGVDEEMLHKMIDPLIAER
- a CDS encoding histidine phosphatase family protein — protein: MSDSSSSSTGSDDEITVVHLMRHGEVHNPDGVLYGRKSGYHLSELGREMADRVAEHLASRDITHVVASPLERAQETATPVAKSHGLDLATDARLIEAANVFEGKTFGVGDGALRKPANWKHLTNPFRPSWGEPYVDQVVRMMGALNAARDAARGHEAVCISHQLPIWTVRSFVERRRLWHDPRKRQCTLASLTSFTYQGDRIVSVGYSEPARDLVPSHLLAGAKPVKGKAKAFGA